The following are from one region of the Lytechinus pictus isolate F3 Inbred chromosome 4, Lp3.0, whole genome shotgun sequence genome:
- the LOC129258837 gene encoding zinc finger protein 345-like translates to MTTEQVSTASVAIEQKLQEDVFQQEIGQGKTQDEVLNEIDSDVNTSSQAETEDMAHHSKNPVELSMEEDSAALSNSEEQPVLLATTEVIGHSQNHGEISSGEDSLLTNSEELPSSQTTPAEICNIEPLGKISGEEASTHEISEEQLTPKESAKGNSAVAMEAASRSPSHEECSEESREQLDSAITMEAASSSPSHEECSEETIEQLHSEMDATSSDQDEKVTIMNSHLRIKLRDRSPACPTVDENLQGKPPPRGRGRPPGRGRSPGGGRPRGRPPGTGRPRGRPRKPVEENENLQCSVCEKDFSNRHNLRNHMRIHIMDKPLQCSVCGKGFCFKSDFERHMRIHSGEKPHRCEECGKEFTQRSHLSDHMRIHTGVKEHQCPVCKQFYARKTHLKTHMRIHTGEKPYACTLCEKAYSRRNDLKKHMRSHTGEKAPHVCSVCEKGFSHKSHLAHHMKCHTGSEPFRCSVCNKGFLFRSDLIRHERIHSGEKPHSCEICGKVFGQRCHLTDHMRTHTGERPHRCMLCGKGFFRKNQLTAHMKHHAGEMLPVNCALCGKEVPIENIEHIPEYCVDCCKKLLSQGDATQGVRAQEGPLPFSCLECDKKFLLHSQLMEHMNSHTDMKPFHCPDCDHQFDKASDFIDHMELHDSGKSFQCLDCSQKFPLRSELMSHRQTHKKDKLFNCSKCMEKFHTDSDLTTHKKSHQDETPFPPTQCNEKLDVEADLRMHDKSQLKEKPFHCSECNKQFKVESDLHVHEKSHLKENLFNCPECDMKFPVQENLMVHMKMHKGEKPFHCLECNQKFLLQRDLLDHVKTHPGETSYYCLECDKGFGTEWDLMSHVSIHTGEN, encoded by the exons TTTCAACTGCTTCTGTTGCTATCGAGCAGAAACTTCAAGAAGATGTTTTCCAACAAG AAATTGGCCAAGGCAAGACTCAAGACGAGgtattaaatgaaatagatTCTGATGTGAATACCAGTTCTCAAGCAGAAACAGAAG ATATGGCTCATCATAGCAAGAATCCTGTTGAGCTTTCCATGGAAGAAGATTCAGCAGCACTCTCAAATTCAGAAGAGCAGCCAGTGTTACTGGCCACAACAGAAG tgATAGGTCATAGCCAGAATCATGGAGAGATTTCTTCAGGGGAAGATTCATTACTCACAAATTCAGAAGAGCTACCTTCATCACAGACTACACCAGCAG AAATTTGCAATATTGAGCCACTTGGTAAGATATCTGGAGAAGAAGCTTCAACACATGAAATTTCAGAAGAACAACTCACACCAAAAGAATCAGCCAAGGGCAACTCAGCTGTCGCAATGGAAGCAGCATCTAGATCTCCAAGTCATGAAGAATGTAGTGAGGAATCCAGAGAACAGTTGGACTCGGCTATCACGATGGAAGCAGCATCTAGCTCTCCAAGTCATGAAGAATGCAGTGAGGAAACCATAGAACAATTGCATTCTGAAATGGATGCAACTAGTTCTGACCAGGATGAGAAAGTAACAATTATGAATAGTCACTTGAGAATAAAACTCAGAGACAGATCTCCAGCTTGCCCAACAGTGGACGAGAACCTGCAGGGGAAGCCGCCACCCCGTGGACGTGGACGGCCTCCCGGAAGGGGACGTTCCCCTGGCGGGGGACGTCCCCGAGGACGGCCTCCGGGAACTGGGCGTCCCAGAGGACGCCCTCGCAAGCCGGTGGAAGAAAACGAGAACCTTCAATGTAGTGTGTGCGAGAAGGATTTTTCCAATAGACATAATCTGAGGAATCACATGAGGATTCATATCATGGATAAACCCCTGCAGTGCTCAGTGTGCGGGAAAGGTTTCTGCTTCAAGTCAGACTTTGAGCGTCATATGAGAATCCACAGCGGGGAAAAGCCGCACCGGTGTGAAGAGTGTGGGAAGGAATTTACCCAAAGAAGCCACCTGTCGGATCATATGCGGATTCACACGGGGGTTAAGGAGCATCAGTGCCCCGTCTGCAAGCAGTTCTACGCTCGGAAAACCCACCTCAAGACTCACATGCGGATCCACACTGGCGAGAAGCCATACGCGTGCACTCTTTGCGAAAAGGCATATTCCCGAAGGAACGATCTCAAGAAGCACATGCGCTCCCACACGGGAGAGAAAGCCCCCCACGTGTGCTCCGTGTGTGAGAAGGGGTTCTCACACAAGAGCCATCTGGCTCACCATATGAAATGCCACACCGGATCCGAACCGTTCCGTTGCTCCGTCTGCAACAAGGGTTTCCTATTCAGATCTGATCTGATAAGACATGAGAGGATCCACAGCGGGGAGAAACCACACAGCTGCGAGATATGTGGCAAGGTTTTTGGCCAGCGATGTCATCTAACTGATCATATGCGCACCCACACCGGCGAAAGACCACATAGATGCATGTTGTGCGGTAAGGGGTTTTTCCGTAAAAATCAGCTTACGGCACATATGAAACATCACGCGGGTGAAATGCTACCTGTAAACTGTGCTCTCTGTGGTAAGGAAGTCCCCATTGAGAATATAGAACACATACCAGAATATTGCGTTGACTGTTGTAAAAAACTCCTCTCGCAGGGTGATGCCACGCAGGGGGTCAGAGCGCAAGAAGGCCCACTCCCATTCAGCTGCCTCGAGTGTGACAAGAAGTTTTTATTGCATTCCCAACTTATGGAACATATGAATTCGCACACAGACATGAAACCGTTCCATTGTCCAGACTGTGATCACCAGTTTGATAAGGCATCGGATTTTATAGATCATATGGAATTGCATGACAGTGGAAAGTCGTTCCAGTGTCTAGACTGCTCTCAGAAATTTCCTCTGCGTTCCGAACTCATGAGCCACAGgcaaacacacaaaaaagataAGTTGTTCAATTGTTCTAAGTGCATGGAAAAGTTTCACACAGACTCCGATCTGACCACCCATAAGAAGTCGCATCAGGATGAAACGCCTTTCCCACCTACCCAATGCAACGAGAAACTTGATGTAGAAGCTGATCTTCGGATGCACGACAAGTCACAACTGAAAGAAAAGCCGTTCCATTGCTCAGAGTGCAATAAGCAATTCAAAGTAGAGTCCGACCTTCATGTCCATGAGAAATCCCACCTCAAGGAAAATCTGTTCAATTGCCCCGAGTGTGATATGAAGTTTCCCGTACAGGAGAACCTCATGGTTCATATGAAAATGCACAAAGGTGAAAAGCCTTTCCATTGTCTCGAGTGCAACCAGAAATTCCTCTTGCAGCGTGATCTGTTGGACCATGTGAAAACTCATCCAGGAGAGACCTCATATTATTGCTTAGAATGCGATAAGGGGTTCGGTACGGAATGGGATCTGATGAGCCATGTCAGTATACACACTGGAGAAAACTAG